The DNA segment TGCCCGCCTCACTCGGCGGCGTCCCGGCAGTCCCACCGCCGGCGGGCGCGCGGGTCCGCCGGTTCTCGCTGTCCGGCTCCGAGATCAACGACAGGGACATGGACATGACCCGGATCGACGAGGTGGTGCCGGCCGGGGCGCACGAGATCTGGGAGATCGACAACACGACGTACGCCCACAACTTCCACATCCACGAGGTGTCGTTCCGCATCCTCGACATCGACGGGGCGCCGCCGCCCGCCTACCAGGCCGGCCCCAAGGACACGGTCTTCCTGCCGAAGCAGGCGAAGGCGCGGCTGTCCGTCCAGTTCGGCGCCCATGCCGACCCGGAGTCGCCGTACATGTACCACTGCCACATCCTGCGCCACGAGGACAAAGGCATGATGGGCCAGTTCGTCATCGCCTCACCGGGAACCGAGGACCTGGTTCCGCGCCGGATACCGCCCGGCCACCGCCACGGATGAGGTCCGGTCCGCCCGCCAGTCGAGCATTCCGGGATCATGTCGGTGGGCGGCGGACCGATGAGTTCGCGCGACGCCCGCGGTCTACCCCTCGAAACCAGCTGACGCGAAGGGAACCACCATCATGGCGAAGGTCATCTCCACCCTGTTCATCTCGGCCGACGGCGTGGCCGAAATCGATCCGGCCTGGCACTTTCCGTACTTCGACGAGAACATGGGCCGCGCGGTCACCGAGGACTACGAGACCGCCGACACGCTGCTGCTCGGACGCGAGACCTACGACAGCTTCGCCGGCGCCTGGCCCGACCGTGAGGCCGCCGGCGGTGAGGACGCCCCGTTCGCGAAGCAGATCGGCGACCTCCGCAAGGTCGTCGCCTCCCGCCAGAACCTGGAGTTCACCTGGCGGAACTCCGAGCTGATCAGCGGTGACCTGACCGACGCCGTCCGCGGCCTCAAGGCCGACCCGGAGACCAAGGGCGTCCTCATCCCCGGATCGATCTCGGTCGTGCAGCAGCTCCTCGCCGCCGGCCTCGTCGACGAACTCCGCCTGCTGATCCACCCGGTCGCCGCCCGCAAGGGCCGCCGCCTCTTCGACGACGGCGACACCGCGTACCACCTGAAGGTCGTCTCCACCGAGGCGTTCCCGACCGGCGTCATCCGGGTCGTCTACGCCCCCGCCGAGGCGCCCGCGCCCGCCGGCTACGAGGACACCGAGGGCCAGGTCTAAGAGAAGCGGCGCGAGCGAGGATTTCGGCTACGGGCGACCGCCGGCGCCGCCTCCGGTCACCCTGGTCGAGCAGTGCCCGGGCGAGCGCACGGGCACACTCCTCCTCACCGTCCTCAGCGAGCCGCCGGGCCACTGCCTCGTGACCGCTGGCGATCAGGGCTCGGCGAGGGAGGCGGGGATCACGGTGCTTGCGGCGTACCGGAAGAGGAGACCGCAATCCCGGCAAGGATCAGATCGATGCCGGCGAGGAACTGTTCCCGATCGTCGTGCGAGCGCAATTCCCCGGCGACGCTGCGCAGGAAGGGGGTGTCGACGCTGAACGATGTGAGGACGTCGTCGCGATCGGTTCCCTCGGCGACCGACTGGGCGAGAGCGGCGTTCTGCGCGGCGACGCCGAGAATGTAGTTGAGCAGTGCGGAAGCGCTGTTGAACTGGGCCGCCGCCGGTACGCCGAGCTCCTGGATCTGCCGCCCGATCCGTTCGAAGACGTGCAGGGTCGTGGGCTGCGCGGCGAGGCGGGACATCTGCTCGCCGACCCACGGATGCGCGTCGACGGCATCGAAGACGCTGATCGCCAGCCCGCGGATGCGCTCGGCCGGAGTCCCGCCGACATCGGTCAAGGCGGAGTGGATGACGGCGTCGGTGGCGGCCGCGAGCAGCTCGCCTTTGTTCGCCACATGCCAGTAGATCGCCCCGGCCCCGGTCTTCAGCGCCGCGCTCAGTGTGCGGAACGTCAGGCCGCTCTCGCCGGACGCGTCGAGGATCTCGACGGCCGCCTCGACGATGCGCTCCCGCGACAGGGCTGTGGTGCGCGTCCCATGTGCCATGCCCCCATCTTGACATGCCTGGAACGGCGTTCCAAACTCGTCTCTGGAACAACATTCCAGAGATGTGAGGGGGTTTATCATGAGCGCCGCGGTTCTGGACGCACGTCCGACTTCCCTGCGGGCCGTGTGGCCCGCCATCCTCGGGCTGTCCGTCGTCTTCCTGGTGGAGATGCTGGACAACTCGATCCTCAGCGTCGCGCTGCCGACCATCGCTCGCGAGCTGCGGGCCGGCGCCACCGACCTGCAATGGATCACGTCGGGGTACTCACTGCTCTTCGGCGGCCTGATGATCGCGTTCGGGGCGATCGCCGACCGATTCGGCACACGCCGCATGATGCTGATCGGCCTCAGCCTGTTCGCCCTGGCGAGCCTCGCCGTGCTGCTCGTGAGCACACCGACCGAGCTGGTGGCGGTCCGCGCCGCGATCGGCGTGACCGCCGCGATGACCGCTCCCGGCACGATGGCGCTCTGCTTCCGCCTGTTCGACCAGGAGAACCTGCTGATGCGGGCCACCTCGCTGATCGCCACGGTCGGGCTGGTCGGCATGGCGATCGGCCCGACGGTCGGCGGCCTGATCCTGCAGGTCCTGCCGTGGCAGACGTTGCTGGTCATGAACGTCCCGATCGCCGTCCTGGCGTTCGTCTGCATCAGCCGCGGCATCCCGCGCGACGACCCCGCGAAGCGCAACACGACGCCGCTCGACCTGCCCGGCGCCCTGCTCGGCACGGCCACGCTGATCCTAGTGCTGTGGACCGCGACCCAGGTCGTCGAAGAGGGCTGGCGGGCCGCGATCCCCTCCATGATCGGCACGGTTCTGAGTGCGGCGGCCTTCGTGGTCCACGAGCGTCGTACCGCACACCCGATCTTCGACGTCGAACTGATCAAGCGTCCGGCCGTCTCGGCGAGCCTCGCCTACGAGGCCGCGATGGGCCTCGGCATGGCGGCGATCGCCTACAGCGTCTCGCTCCAGCTGCAGCTCGTCTGGGGCTGGTCGCCCGCACAGGCCGCGCTCGGCAACCTCCCGCAGGTCGTCGTGCTGATCGCGGTGGGCCCGTTCGTCGAGAAGTTCGCCGACCGGCTGGGCACCCGGCGGGCCGGCGCGATCGGCGCATCGGCAGTGGTCGCAGGCCTGTTGATCTACGGTCTGCTGGGCCGCTACGACTACGTCTTCATCGCCGTGGCACTCGCCCTGACCGCCGCCGGCATGCGGGTGGTCGCCACGATCGCCGGTGTCACCGTGATGCGTGGCCTGCCCGAAGACCTGACGTCGACCGGCGCGGCCCTCAGCGACACCAGCCAGGAAGTGGCGGGCAGCATCGGCATGGCGGTCACCGGCACCATCGTCGCGGCGGCGGTCGCCGGCTCGCTCACCACGATCGGCTCCAGCGCCGCGGCGGCGCACACGTTCGAGAACGCGGTCACCACGGCGACCCTCACGCTCACTGCGATCTGCGCCGGCTTGGTCATCTGGGCGGCGAAATATTCGGTACGGAATTGACGGCCGCCCCCGACCGCGATCCCGCAGTCCCCGGACCACCGCGCGAGCACGCGCGGTGGTCCGGGCCGTCCGGCGACGATCGCGGCCGGTGCATGGTCACCGCCCTAGCGGCCGGCTGGCGGACGCGCTCACCCCTGACAGGCCGCTGCCTATCGCGTCGACTTCTTCGTGGTCGCCTTGGCGACCGGTCTCGCCGTGGTGACCGGTCTCGCCGTGGTCGCCTTGGTGACCGGTCTCGCCGTGGTCGCCTTCGTGGTCGTCGTCTTGACGACCGGATCGGCGGTGGCGGGCTTCGCCGTGGTCGGCTTGGTGCCGGGCTTGGTCGTCGCTTTTCTCGTCACCGACGTCGCCGTCGTCGGCGCCTTCACCGCCGGCACTCTCACCTGCTGCACATCGGTGGTCTGCCGAACGGCCGGCTTCCCACCCTCGTCGTCATCGAGGAAGATGCCGGCCGTCACCAGGGACCCGATGAGCACCGGCAGGGCGACCCCGCCGAAGATCAGAGCCTTTCGCCGCTGCCGGGCCTCTTCGGCCTTGCGCCGCTCCTCCTCGGCCCGGCGGCGGGCTTCCTCCTGCCGGCGCTTGTCGAGGATGCCCTGCCAGGGCGGCGTAATCCGGAACATCGTGGCCCTTCCCGAAGCCGCTGATCAGATGCGACGCAGTCTGCCGCACGTGATCAACTCATGATCGGGTGGCCACTGTCGCCTCGGCCGCTGCCAGCAGCCTTCTCCACGCCGCGAAGGGGAAGCTCCCTCCGGGCCGCCGCAGACTGTAGAGGGCCCGCTCCGGCTTCTGTGCGTCATCCTGATCGACGGTCCAGTTCCCGGCCTCGTCCTGCCGCCAGGTGGTGGCCTGGTCCCGGAAATCGGCCCGGTCCAGCCAGTCCCGGGTGGTCGGCCACGGAACGTCGTAGGCCGCATCCATCAGCGGCGTGATCGCATCCAGATCGTCGTCGGGCCCGAGGGCCACGAACCGGCTCGCCAGCGCCAGGACCGGCCCGGGATGCCGGAGACCGGGATCGATGACCGCGGCGGCCCGCCCGATCAGGTCCAGTTCGGCCCAGCGGAGAGCGTGCGGATGCCAGTGAGCCTGATCGTCCCAGCCCAG comes from the Actinoplanes sp. OR16 genome and includes:
- a CDS encoding TetR/AcrR family transcriptional regulator, with product MAHGTRTTALSRERIVEAAVEILDASGESGLTFRTLSAALKTGAGAIYWHVANKGELLAAATDAVIHSALTDVGGTPAERIRGLAISVFDAVDAHPWVGEQMSRLAAQPTTLHVFERIGRQIQELGVPAAAQFNSASALLNYILGVAAQNAALAQSVAEGTDRDDVLTSFSVDTPFLRSVAGELRSHDDREQFLAGIDLILAGIAVSSSGTPQAP
- a CDS encoding MFS transporter; protein product: MSAAVLDARPTSLRAVWPAILGLSVVFLVEMLDNSILSVALPTIARELRAGATDLQWITSGYSLLFGGLMIAFGAIADRFGTRRMMLIGLSLFALASLAVLLVSTPTELVAVRAAIGVTAAMTAPGTMALCFRLFDQENLLMRATSLIATVGLVGMAIGPTVGGLILQVLPWQTLLVMNVPIAVLAFVCISRGIPRDDPAKRNTTPLDLPGALLGTATLILVLWTATQVVEEGWRAAIPSMIGTVLSAAAFVVHERRTAHPIFDVELIKRPAVSASLAYEAAMGLGMAAIAYSVSLQLQLVWGWSPAQAALGNLPQVVVLIAVGPFVEKFADRLGTRRAGAIGASAVVAGLLIYGLLGRYDYVFIAVALALTAAGMRVVATIAGVTVMRGLPEDLTSTGAALSDTSQEVAGSIGMAVTGTIVAAAVAGSLTTIGSSAAAAHTFENAVTTATLTLTAICAGLVIWAAKYSVRN
- a CDS encoding dihydrofolate reductase family protein, which gives rise to MAKVISTLFISADGVAEIDPAWHFPYFDENMGRAVTEDYETADTLLLGRETYDSFAGAWPDREAAGGEDAPFAKQIGDLRKVVASRQNLEFTWRNSELISGDLTDAVRGLKADPETKGVLIPGSISVVQQLLAAGLVDELRLLIHPVAARKGRRLFDDGDTAYHLKVVSTEAFPTGVIRVVYAPAEAPAPAGYEDTEGQV